The following coding sequences are from one Candidatus Dependentiae bacterium window:
- a CDS encoding HAD hydrolase-like protein: MIKKFGLFTLFLPFFLYCSALSVQMIQLVAFDIHGVLCTQPARGKAGWQCHIKPESLKLVEELSARGIKMVIFSNIKRKEFTKLIARYPHLFKHFDLSRSLTDASGIFNRKPHSGYVKKFIKRTGVSADKIMFFDDKPRNVHGACKCGLCAYHFTTIAQARMFLQKNGLL; the protein is encoded by the coding sequence ATGATAAAGAAGTTTGGTTTATTTACACTATTTTTACCATTTTTTTTATACTGTTCTGCACTAAGTGTGCAAATGATACAACTTGTTGCATTTGATATCCATGGTGTTTTGTGTACACAACCAGCACGAGGCAAAGCAGGATGGCAATGTCATATTAAGCCTGAGTCCCTTAAATTAGTTGAGGAGCTTTCAGCTCGTGGGATAAAAATGGTGATTTTCTCTAATATTAAAAGAAAAGAATTTACAAAGCTTATTGCACGTTATCCACATCTTTTTAAACATTTTGATCTGAGCAGATCTCTAACAGATGCTTCAGGTATTTTCAATCGTAAGCCGCACAGTGGATATGTAAAAAAATTTATCAAGCGAACTGGGGTTTCAGCAGATAAAATTATGTTCTTTGATGATAAGCCAAGAAATGTTCATGGCGCATGCAAATGTGGGCTATGTGCATATCATTTCACAACTATAGCACAGGCTCGAATGTTTTTACAAAAAAATGGTTTGTTATAA